The segment CAAAGAGGTGGAAGATAAagagaaacagaaaaggatAGAAAATCAAAGTGGTATGAAGAACCACGAGATGAAGTTCGAAAGTGAGGAAAAGTACgactatttaaaaaaaatgaagtttttttttggctggAATTGTGTGAGggtaattaattttgtaagctataaaaatattctatcACATGCCAACATCCATGAGATACTACACAGATCGGAAGACTGTTCCATCCAAGCGAAAAGATTAAGGTGGTTTCGgattttttgttactttttttacaagtttaagaagataattttttattcctacAGCCCCTCGTTTGGCAGCACCTTGAGGGATCGCTATCGCCATTTGGGTGGTTTCTCCGATGGACATTCGCATCGTAACTCGTATCGCAACTCGTATCACAGCTTGAGTACGGGCGAAATGAAGGAGCAACCAACGTTACACCAGCAAGGGGACCCCCGCGGAGATAAAGCAGCCATCGTGGATGAGGGCCTCCAAACTGGAAAGGAACTACCTACAAATGATAAACCATTGGAGGAAGTATGTCATGACAAAATTAAGCACACCGTGAGTGAATGCGAAGGAGAACAGACCAAAGAGACGACGAAGGAATGTTCGACCCAGATTTATAAAACCCTTCAAAGCAACGGACCACTGTTCAactgtgccatttttaatttgaagaATGTTAAGCTGAGCAGCTTAGTTTTTAATAGGTACTACTTTAACTTGCTTCCCCATGGGTACTTCAACGCCAGCAGGTTCTTCTTTAACAATGTCGTATGCCTTTGTACGGATGTGAATGTGACGAGCAGTGCATTCCGAAATAAACGtaagagggggggaaatcaTGAGGAGTTAGTAGGGCACTACCAAATGGAGGACAGACGTGAAGACAATCCGGGAGCCAACAGGGTGGATTATTACATCGATCGGTTATACATAAATgcagattttaaaaatcaaaATCCTTTCATTAGGGAGGAGTACCTGAGGGAGAACAATATCCAGTTAGTTCCCCTGAGCGAAAATTTCACATGTCTGTTAACAGCATATGTGAAACTAATTGATAATATGAGACTCATCATTTATCTACCCTTCTGGTTTCGGCAGTTCGATTTGCTTTCTAGTGTTAATACCTTTGTTGCTGGAATGCAGATTGCCCCCAGGTACATGGAAGACATGATTAATgagtatttattttattatgatgTAGTTACCGAGAAGGGGGTTGAGATGATGGACgacccccaaatggggagaccCACCGAGGGGGGCCCAGCTTGTTGAGCTGTGCTATGGTTTGGAGCGTAGTTTGGTAGGACACCCCTTAGCATGACTCCTCCCCTCCTCTCCGTTTTGGTGTGCATAAATTGGCAAACATGCAAACTTGCACGTTTGGAAGGAaaacgaggggaaaaaaaaaaaaaaaaacttttgcAGAGGTCCAAATGAATATGACTGTCCCAGTGTTGGTGAGGCGATGGTGACAAACACACTGTGCtgtaacaaaattaaccGTTGTGTGTGTCCCAGTCATTTTACCCTTTTGCATATGCACAAAGTTTTGccaaattttgtttcccaTCTTTGTGATGTTTCGTCGTGcgtatatctttttttttttttcgtccattttcgggggaaaaaaaataaaggctGTTTGCAGGATGGAAAATTTCAGCCGCGCTCAATGTATATGCCTTCAGGggagcccctttttttgccggCCATTTTGACCGGACAGATTTGCGCACAATGCGGTGCGCATCGCGTTTGTTTCGTACACAGTTTATGAAGCGAACTTGCGACTTGTCAATGTTGTTTGCATTAACTTGGCCCAGTCAAATGGGCACACGAttgtaaaaagaaggaaaaaaaaaaaaaaaaaaaaaaactcgcaCACGTCGCCTTTGTGCAGTTCACGGCGCGAAGAAAAAGGTATTTATTCCACGCTGCCAAGCACACTTGCCAATAACCCGCGACGGTATACTTTTCCGTCAACAAAGTAGATATAGCGGTGTCTGTTTGCTAACTCGAAATTGCTCTTCGCACGGGAGGGGGGAATAATCGCCGTTATAAAAACAAGGCGGCTTCGGATGGGATCCACCCGGACGAAGAAGCACATTTCAACTGAGAAGGGAAGCGACGTAGTGGAAATTGACGAAGTGAAGATAATTCACCCGTTTTAGAAGGTCAATCTGGTGAGAATGAAACGCTGGAAGAGGTtacaaaggaacaaaaaaatttactgcTATACTTTGTTGGTGCAGATTGCTACTATGTATAGCTGCACGGATTGTAACTGAGTTGAGCCACTCCCTAAGAATTTGGCCTACAAAATTAGGCGCGCTCTCTACCCCCAAAGGTACGTACATTAATAAGCACCTGCAAAGTTGCACCTTTGGAGACAGTTCATGCCTGTTTCGTTGCGGCATCTCTCCGATTGGAggttaactatttttttttttttaatcctgtTCGGTTGTTTAGCAGAGGAAGGCATATGAGCAGGGGCAGGCTACACTGTCGAGGCGAGCTGAAGAGATTCCCCAAAAAGGTAGGAGAATCCCAATTGTACTTGCTCTCGTGGGAAGATATCCATTAGGTAGTGTATTTACATGTATATCTACGCAGAGAAAGGAGGACGATTGAGGTAACCGCTCTGGGTTTTCTAAACCTGTGAACCCTTTGGCGACTGTTCTCAGctgagaaaaaggggaaacagcAGAACCGATATCCCACAGCACAgctgaagggaaaaaaaggggccacAACGCACACAGAAGTACCAAATAAAGCATAGTTATACATAGTCACACGAACATGACGACTGCGAATCTGTACTGCTGCAAACTGCAATCGCAGGAACTGGCACTGACCAACTATGGCTTCATCAACTCGAGTTTGTACAGCAGCTTGAAAAGGAATTCCAAGAGCAGCGAATTGTACGCAGAAGTAGCGAACACAGTTTTGATACTAAAGGGGGATGGGAATATCGGGAAGGACGAAATAGCGTTGAATACGTGCCAAAGGGAATTCTCAAGGATTCAACTAAAAGAAGCTGTGCAGTTGAATATCCTCGATAGGGAAAGCAAAAGAGACCTCATCCATTTCATCCCTATTGATAGCATCGATGTGGAGCTTACCCTATTTGTGAAGCCCGATCGATTGATCGAAATGGAGGACGATGTTTTGGAaggagtttttaaaaagcactTCATCAATCATGTATTGACGAAAGGGCAAATACTAGCCCTAAAATGTAATGACATTTTGATAAAGTGCGTTATAAAAGATTTGAAGGCGGCACAATTTGACGAAATGAAGAGACTAAACAAGGGCAACCCGAACAGCCTGGGCACCCCGAGCAGTGCAAATTCCTTCTTCAAGTTAGGGAATAGCACCCCGATGAGTAGTACCAGTATGTATAGACAAACAGGGGCACAGGAGAGAGGCATTCTGTTCGAAAACACCGAATGTGTATTCACCAGCATGAGTGATGGGAAGTTATTTATTGAATCTAGGaaggtgttaaaaaaaaatattataaagaGCAACTTCAATTTTGAGGAGCTAGGGATAGGAGCACTTGACGAAGAATTTAAGACCATTTTTAGACGAACCTTTGCTAGCAGAATTTACCCCAACTATATAATTAAGCAGCTGGGGATCAAACATGTGAAGGGACTCATTCTGTATGGGCCCCCGGGGACTGGAAAAACTTTAATAGCTAGGCAGATAGGAAAAACACTAAATGCAAGAGAaccaaaaattattaatggtccagaaatattaaataaatatgtaggACAatcagaagaaaatattagGAACTTATTTAAAGACGCAGAGTTGGAATATAAGCAGAGTGGAGAAAATTCACAGCTACACATTATCATTTTAGACGAAATTGATGCTATTTGTCGTCAGAGAGGTAGTGCTGCTTCAAGTGGGACTGGTGTAAATGACAGCATTGTGAATCAGCTACTCTCCAAAATAGACGGTGTTAACAGCTTGAATAATATACTGCTAATCGGGATGACCAATCGAATTGACTTAATCGATGATGCTCTGTTGAGACCCGGCAGATTCGAACTCCACATAGAAATTTCTCTCCCTAATAAGGAGGGAAGGATCCAAATTTTAAACATTCACACGAAGAGCATGAGAAAGAGTAATAAGCTAAGTGCAGATGTAAACATCGTGGAGTTGGCCGAAAAGACCCCAAACTTTTCTGGTGCAGAAATTGAAGGGCTAGTGAGAAATACTGTATCGTATGCTTTCGAGAggcatataaattttaatgacTTAACCAAGCCGATCAACGCGGATGACATAATGATAacgaaaaatgatttttataaGGCATTGAAAGAGACCAAGCCAGCCTTTGGGGCGGAAGAAGACGTCATTGAGGGGTTGCTGTCCAATGGGATTATCAATTATGGGGAGCAGTACGAAAATATTGAGAACACATGCAAGCTGCTAATTAAACAGATTGTAGAGAATTCAAATACAAATTTGTTGAGTGTCCTCCTGTATGGAGAAAACGGGACAGGGAAAACTACCATTGCAGCGTATCTTGCTAAGAGCGCTAATTTtcatttcacaaaatttatcACCCCGGAAAACCTAATTGGGTACTCCGAAATTAACAGgataaattacataaataagATTTTCGAAGATGCGTATAAAACTCCCCTTTCGTTAGTCATTTTGGATAACATAGAGAGGCTTATCGATTACACACGAATTGGGCCTCGATTTAGCAACCCCGTCCTCCAAGCAATCAtggttttaataaaaaagaaacccaaaaaggaaaaccagaaaattttaatcatatGCACCACGTCGGAGTATCAATTTATGAAAGATGTCGGgttgattaaaaatttttttgtgaatataGAAGTGCCCTTGTTACATTGTTCCACCTCAATTAGGAACGTTTTGCAGAACCGGAATGAGAGTTGTGGCGATTTCCCTGAACGAGAGATAGAGCAAGTGCTCGCGGCAAACGTGATCAAAAGCATCGCCATTAAGAACTTGCTGATGGTCATTGACATGGCGTCCGAGGCGTCCGTCGATGGGAGCATCACAAGCGAGGTCTTCCTGAAAACGTTTAACGACTGCGGGATTGGTTTCGACGAGGAGGCGTACTATTGAGCGCGGTGTGTGGAGTGCAGGCAGATATGTGGCTGAGTACCAATTCGGTGCCTTGCGTTTCCTCCCTCTGTTGCACTATAACTTATgtagagttttttttttttattccccttcaATTTGACTGCCCTGTTTCCCCATTAGGGTGATTTCTCCCTACCAATTTTGTGCGTGCATATGGGGGAATCATCTACACTTCGCGCGTATTTgttagtcttttttttttttttttctcataaaaaCTGGAcacattttaattaacaaaaaggggtCAGTATCACGGGAGGTGAACTGTTAAGGCGCCCCACTCTGCAGGGAAGGATTACAAACTGGTGGTTATTTCTCCATTATGCCCGTGCAGTTATTGATGGGGCAGGTAAAATGCTGGTGTCATTAAAGGTACGTTCGACGTGCAGCACAGAGCGGTGGGTACACTACCAGGGAGGGGGTGAGTGTGAGAACAAATGAACCGAGCCTAAAAATACTAGGAGGTTTCCATCGCTTAAAGAAATGAAAGCCTTCCGAGGTTACTCCACATGAttactacaaaaaaaagtattccGTCGCGTGAAGgcaggtggaaaaaatgaatatacacctcgaaaaattgtacaccttttttttttggttaccCAAATTGGATTCTAACAAAATAGGTAGGGCCCTTTACATATCACTGATATGCCAACTTTTTCGTGTCAATTGAGGGGGCATCTGCACTCATGGATCTCTCAAAGCGTGTTAGGCATCCCGGGGAACATACCCATTTGGCCACGCTTCATCCCATTTCCGCGTTCCTCGCGTGAGGAAATGTGAATTGGAGGAcgtcttcaaaaaaaagagttgcTGCCTGTCACACGTGGGGATTTATTAACTATAGTAAGTTGGTGGTTCCGTAATTTAAGGGGGAGTGCAGAGTTGGGAACTCGGAGAACATACGGGCATCTgtaattttcctttaatttgtgaaaacaaaaaaattgctggCAGAGCTGTTGGCACGCTTGTCCCTTCCCCGCTGTTCCTCAAATGGGGCCTCGCACGTGCCGGCAGCAGGTGTACGCGTATCCCGCACGCGCAAAGGgctgagggaaaaaaaggacccaGGGGCAAGCAGCCTGGAAGATGCATACATTTTGCGTGAGCGCATTTTGTGCAAAGGTATTTTGTGTGAACGGATTTTACGCAAATGCCCTTTATGCAAGCGCCTTTTGTGCAAACGCCCTTTGtgcgcatatttttatgtacgtaCTTGCGCTTCCATTCGGGGGAAATATTCCCTTGACGTGAGAATCTCTGCCTCATTTTTGCGCGCCAAAAGTTATGGCGCAAAGTGGTGGTCAAAAAGTGAAACCTCTGGGACGGGTGAGCATACGCACGAATACGTTCGATTACGCATACGTAAGCATATGTGCACTTGAGCGCATGTAGAATGCATACAGCCATATGGGTAGGCGTATGCAAAGGGAATACGAGGCGAAAACGCGGTGGGAAAGGATATGCACATGaatatgcacataaataggcacataaatatgcacataaataggcacataaatatgcacataaataggcgcataaatatgcacatgaaTATGCACGATAATATGCACATGGATATGCACATGAATATGCACGTGAACATGTACGTATATGGTTATATGCCCTGCGGCGTAGTCCCCGCAACGCTTCTCCTGAAGGTGCGgctgcaaaaatgtgaaaacgGATACATGAGGAGCCCCCCCACGGAAGGGCTGATTACACGCAGGAGTGAGGAAGCAGGAACGCTCAGGAGGGAATAGAAGCAAGTGCATACTGGTATGCACCTGTGGATAGGTATCCATGggtatgtacatgtacgcGCGTTTTCCTACGAGAAGGCAGAAGTACGCTCACTCACATTGTTGCGTATTTGCActcacaattttaatatatatatggcgGCCATTATtttgtacccctttttttttttaccccttttcccatttttttttttggcctctGTGTATGGAcccctttcattttttacgccaTTTTTGGAAGGTAtacagtttttcttttttttttaaagcacattttgtcgaaatataaaataggaaATTTAAGTAACACAAAAGAGCGCATATTAAAGTTTACAAGAATACGAACGCGTATGCGCTGACAAAAGTGAGCTTTCATGAAGCcaaccttttttatgtaattaatttttcgcCTCGAGCATTCCCACTCCGTGCAGAGAGGGagatgtacatgcatatgtgaaCACCTGACATGTAAGAATGACTGTTCGTTCGTCAGTTTTGAGCCCCCCTTTtacatggaaatatttatgaTCGTGAAATTTCAGCATATACACGCACATAACTTTTTTGGCAAAAGGGTTTCACGATTATATAAGTGCAAATTTCCCCTCAGTGCgcaccccccccctttgtgaaGGCATATGGAGGGAGTGTACGAACGTATGAGGTGCGAAAGGATGCATTGCAGAAGCCAGCACTGGGGAAACCAGCACTGAGTAAGCCTGCATTGGGGAAGCCCTCACAAGCGCTTGTTTGCATTATGCGTGTACGGACGTACTCCTTCTCCACTGCGTAGCGGATGTATAAATGCCTTATACAGAAAGCGCGCGCATAAAGGAatgtacattattttatgtatccCCCTGTGTTCATGTGCACATGGCGGCCCACCCCCCACATGTGAACTGCAAAGAATAAACTCAAACTGTTGAAGAAAATCTGGGGCTGCCTTGTTTGTATGtgccttttcctttgtaCGTTATAAAGCATCGCCCGCTGGAGTAATCGTACGGAGCGTTTATCACGGCGAGGCTTGTCGTGCGGGCATGAGTAAGGACCTTCTCACTTATTTGTGAAAGTGCGCTCTTCACCATTTCGCCATCTCGCcatttcaccatttcgcCAGTTCACCATTTCGCGGCTTCTCCCCTGCACGTTGTCACCACAAGATAGTTTGCGCCAACTGCGCAACAACACGGGAGAAGCCCTTTTAAAGGATCGTCAGAGAGGCGTGCCCTTGGATGACCACGATCGTTTGCACGTATATATAAGTGCATGTGACCAATGTGCCCCCTTGTGTTCGTTTCTACGATaagggcatttttttaagcgaGGGAAGAAGTGTAAAAAGGCACTTCCCAGCAGTACATAGAACGGAAAGGGACCAGAAAGGAACTGCAAGCTCGCACCCACCCCCAGGTCATCTGTTATAAGAGGATTGTCTGCATATTTATCCCCTCCCCTCTTTTTCCCTATTTGTTGACGTGtttatttcgattttttaaaaaaacgaagagagAAACAAGCGAAGTGTGACCCCGGGGGAAGGAACACAGTATTGTAAGGAAGAGGTACTGCAGGTGGAGGCTTGTAGACGCGGAGAGTAACATAATAAAGGAAGACACGTCGAGGAAATCATCACAAAAGGTGACACAggcgaaggagaagcaagCCAAGGCCGATTTACACCATCgacaaaagaacaaaaaggaaaaaaaaagacaaatgataaaaatggaaaatgaatCTTTCAACCCACTGTCGCTGTTAGACAAAAATCAGCCATTCGATGCGGAGAAATTGAAGCTGCTGGACAATGTAGTAGAGGCTCTGTTAGATACAAAGGATAAGAACAGAAGAGACTTTGCACAGAATCTGTTGAACCAGTTTAAGATGTTAGACAATTCATGGAGATCCGTATCCATCATTTTGGAACACAGCGAAAATGTAAACACAAAGTTTTATGGTCTCCAAATATTGGAAGAGTGTATAAACAACAAGTGGAATATATTACCTGGAGAGGAAAGAGAAGGAATGAAGAATTTCATAGCGTGTTACACGATAACCTTATCGACAGAGGGAACGACGGTAGGGGTGGACAGACATTTGTTAAACAAGTTGGACGAGACGTTAATTCAGATAGTGAAGAAGGAATGGCCTGATTCGTGGTCTAGTTTCATTCCAGATATTGTAAATTCAGCAAAGCTAAATCAGAATGTAtgtgaaaataatatgaagTTGTTAAACATGTTAAGTGAAGAGGTATTCGAGTTTGGAAATGAAactttagtaaaaaaaaaagaaaaattaagaaatgAATATGCTAGCCAATTCCAAGAAGTGTATAATTTATGTTTGTACATTTTGGAAGCAAACGTATACAACAAGAGAAGCACAAACACGTCACTAATTAAACAAACGTTAAACTGTTtgtcgaatttttttaaatggatTCCATtaacttatatttttgataagTACAAATTTAATGATACGAATATACAGATTATTGATCTCCTCTTTGACCACTTCTGGGATgatatttcatataaaattGAGTGTGTAAAATGCATACAAGAAATAGTGATGCTAAAAattgatgagaaaaatatcatttacTTCGATAACGTGTTTATCAACTTGTGGTCAAAGTTGGTCGCAAAAATTAAGTTGTTGCCAAATGctaatgaaatgaaaaatatacctccagagttaaaaatattttgggaGCAATACTTTTTGCAATTGAGTATATGCATTACAAGCTTTTTGCGTAATTATAGAGAAAAGATTGTCGAAAAGAACAACAACACGAATGATGTGAATATCgtttttaagtttttaaaCATGCTAGCCAATAGCAACATGGAAGAGGttttcctcatcatcatcgaTTATTATAATGTCTTCACGGAACAGCTCATTAGGGAATTGATCACGAGGTTGGAGCAGGAGCATAACTTGAAAGGTAAAGGTGGAGCAAATGTACCAGGTGCACCGAGTTCGTCGAATGACTTGAAGAATTCGCTGGGCACATCTTCCATCAATATGTCTATGAATTTGGAGACATCCTCCCTAGGCAACAGGAAGGCGTACAGCTTTGCCACTATGAATTATAACTCGAGTCTTATTGGAAACAACGGGATTAGCGGAGGGGGAAGCAGTATCATCAACATTAATGAATATTCGTCTATTTTGGATAAAATTGATTTAACCCCAGGGGATATCAAAAAGATGTGCCCGCGGATTAAGCTATACGAATTTATTCTGAACGATATAAGGAAGACTGTCATCGAGAAAATGGCGAAGCCACAGGAAATCTACATTTCTTATGACAACGAAACGGGGGAAGTGGTCCGAGATTTTGAACCAGACACGACAGAAATTGCCTTGTATAACACGATGAAGACGACCCTGGTATACCTGACCTACTTGGGGTCTGAAAAAACCATGGAACTGATCGTGGAGTTGCTAAACAAAGAATCGGAGAAGTCGCTAAAGAATactaacaaaaatgaagtgtgGAACAGCACGAAGACCAACCGAATCAGTTACGCAGTGGGTTCCATCTCCATGTGTATGACtctcaaaaaggaacaagaCTTCTTAATGTACATACTGAGGATATACTTACACATGATAGAggttaaaaatggggaagaaaacagAGCCATTTTGGCCTCTTGCGTTATGTACATTGTGAGTCAATACCATCGATTTTTGAAGCTCCACTGGAGATTTCTAAAAAcggtgatgaaaaaattgttcgaGTTTGCAGAGAATGAAAAGGTACAGGACATGGCAGCGGAAAcgattttgaaaatttgcaagcaatgcaaaaatgttataGCGAAGAATAATCATACCAATGATAATAATGAGTCGTTTTTTAATACATTCATTAAATTTCATAACAACATAATGCATAAGTTGCCAGAAAAATTGAACTTGTTACTTTATGAAGCCATCGCGCACGTCATTTCGTGTTTTCCGTatgaggagaagcaggagagtataaaaattttgatgagCAAATTGATGAATCTGTGGAACTCGTTAATTTATGCGAATAACGGGATTAAAGATATGAATGACCCCAACCTTTTAAACAGTAACGGGGCTAATGGGGATGCCATTAATGACATGAAGAATTTGGAGcatttgtgcacatatgAGAACTCCAAACTTATTATCACCTTTGTGAGGGTTAATTGCAGATTGGCCTATGCGCTGTCCTACTTTTACTACGAGCAGTTAAATTTAGTTTTCCTggactttttaaaaatatatcagcTGTATAGCAAGTTTATAAATTTGGAAGTGGAGACAAATGGGACGAAACGCATAAGGCATGCTCAGTttagaaatttatttttaatgaagaGAGAGTTCCTACACCTGATAGAAACCACCATTGAGAGGAGTTGCTACAACATACAGGAATTAGAAGCGGAgttgttaaaaagggaacagaaaaaattgaaaaatgaaattgaCGAATCGATGGATGTACATCTCCCAACAGTGGAGGAAGCcaagcaaataaattttcaaatgACCAGTAACATACTAAACGTGTTGCTAGAAACCATTTTGGTAGATTATCGAGATAGTAATCCCCACATAAAAGATGCTGAAGTGTTTTCTCTGCTCTCaacagtttttaaaaaaattgaaaatgtcACATGTCCAATTTTGCCTACCGTATTAAACTATGTGTTATTACCAACCATTGACATGATAAAGAATGATTTCTCATCCTATCCGGAACATCgggaaaaattttacaactttttagATGCCTGTGTCAGACATTGTTTTGATTATTTGTTCACCCTAGATTCGGAAATATTTAATACATTCATTCAGTCCCTTTTGTGGGCAATTAAGCATGAGCATCCCTCAGTTGCGGACCACGGGTTGAGAATAACTCACCAGTTTTTACATAACATTATtataaagaagaaggaatatTTGGAAGAATTTTGTAAAGCGTTTTACTACATAATTTTGAATgaagtttttaaaacgtTAACCGATTCATTTCACAAGTCGGGGTTTCATTACCAGACGATTATCCTTATGAACATGCTACGCCTTCTGGAGTTTGAGGTGGTGAACCTTCCGGATGCAGAGATTACCAAAGCGCACATAGTGAAGCACGTGCAGACGTTTTTGACGCAGTCCTTTGAGAATTTGAACCAGAAGCAGATTGAGACCTTTTCCGTGGACTTGTTTAACTTTTGCGTGGAGTCCCCCCCGGCGTTTAGGTCCTTCGTCCGGGACTTGCTGATATCGTTAAAGGTGGGCACCGCGTGCGTCGCGTTTGTGGTTAATTTGCACCGTTTGTGTGGCTGCACCGGCTGTGCGATTTACGCGCGTAAGCACCACCACCATTAGGACGACCACCATTACGACGGCCACCATTAGGACGACCACCATTACGACGGCCACCATTACGACGACCACCATTACCACCACCACCATTTCTCCCGTCTCTCCCCCGTTTAGGAATTTTCGACCAACCAAGATGAGCTATACGAGGCCGACCGACAGGAAGCGCTGCAGAGAGCTAAGCTGGCAGAAGATAACAAACTTATAAAGGTAAATAGAAATGAGCGCTTTCCCGGTGCTTGGTTCAGCGTGTGCATTTTCTGCTGGAGAATCGTTGTtgcaattttaaataaaaaaacggtaTACACGtatttggttttttttttatttttttatttttttttttttcccttgcgTGTTTCCCAGTTGA is part of the Plasmodium cynomolgi strain B DNA, chromosome 8, whole genome shotgun sequence genome and harbors:
- a CDS encoding N-ethylmaleimide sensitive fusion protein (putative), yielding MTTANLYCCKLQSQELALTNYGFINSSLYSSLKRNSKSSELYAEVANTVLILKGDGNIGKDEIAIDVELTLFVKPDRLIEMEDDVLEGVFKKHFINHVLTKGQILALKCNDILIKCVIKDLKAAQFDEMKRLNKGNPNSLGTPSSANSFFKLGNSTPMSSTSMYRQTGAQERGILFENTECVFTSMSDGKLFIESRKVLKKNIIKSNFNFEELGIGALDEEFKTIFRRTFASRIYPNYIIKQLGIKHVKGLILYGPPGTGKTLIARQIGKTLNAREPKIINGPEILNKYVGQSEENIRNLFKDAELEYKQSGENSQLHIIILDEIDAICRQRGSAASSGTGVNDSIVNQLLSKIDGVNSLNNILLIGMTNRIDLIDDALLRPGRFELHIEISLPNKEGRIQILNIHTKSMRKSNKLSADVNIVELAEKTPNFSGAEIEGLVRNTVSYAFERHINFNDLTKPINADDIMITKNDFYKALKETKPAFGAEEDVIEGLLSNGIINYGEQYENIENTCKLLIKQIVENSNTNLLSVLLYGENGTGKTTIAAYLAKSANFHFTKFITPENLIGYSEINRINYINKIFEDAYKTPLSLVILDNIERLIDYTRIGPRFSNPVLQAIMVLIKKKPKKENQKILIICTTSEYQFMKDVGLIKNFFVNIEVPLLHCSTSIRNVLQNRNESCGDFPEREIEQVLAANVIKSIAIKNLLMVIDMASEASVDGSITSEVFLKTFNDCGIGFDEEAYY
- a CDS encoding exportin 1 (putative); protein product: MENESFNPLSLLDKNQPFDAEKLKLLDNVVEALLDTKDKNRRDFAQNLLNQFKMLDNSWRSVSIILEHSENVNTKFYGLQILEECINNKWNILPGEEREGMKNFIACYTITLSTEGTTVGVDRHLLNKLDETLIQIVKKEWPDSWSSFIPDIVNSAKLNQNVCENNMKLLNMLSEEVFEFGNETLVKKKEKLRNEYASQFQEVYNLCLYILEANVYNKRSTNTSLIKQTLNCLSNFFKWIPLTYIFDKYKFNDTNIQIIDLLFDHFWDDISYKIECVKCIQEIVMLKIDEKNIIYFDNVFINLWSKLVAKIKLLPNANEMKNIPPELKIFWEQYFLQLSICITSFLRNYREKIVEKNNNTNDVNIVFKFLNMLANSNMEEVFLIIIDYYNVFTEQLIRELITRLEQEHNLKGKGGANVPGAPSSSNDLKNSLGTSSINMSMNLETSSLGNRKAYSFATMNYNSSLIGNNGISGGGSSIININEYSSILDKIDLTPGDIKKMCPRIKLYEFILNDIRKTVIEKMAKPQEIYISYDNETGEVVRDFEPDTTEIALYNTMKTTLVYLTYLGSEKTMELIVELLNKESEKSLKNTNKNEVWNSTKTNRISYAVGSISMCMTLKKEQDFLMYILRIYLHMIEVKNGEENRAILASCVMYIVSQYHRFLKLHWRFLKTVMKKLFEFAENEKVQDMAAETILKICKQCKNVIAKNNHTNDNNESFFNTFIKFHNNIMHKLPEKLNLLLYEAIAHVISCFPYEEKQESIKILMSKLMNLWNSLIYANNGIKDMNDPNLLNSNGANGDAINDMKNLEHLCTYENSKLIITFVRVNCRLAYALSYFYYEQLNLVFLDFLKIYQLYSKFINLEVETNGTKRIRHAQFRNLFLMKREFLHLIETTIERSCYNIQELEAELLKREQKKLKNEIDESMDVHLPTVEEAKQINFQMTSNILNVLLETILVDYRDSNPHIKDAEVFSLLSTVFKKIENVTCPILPTVLNYVLLPTIDMIKNDFSSYPEHREKFYNFLDACVRHCFDYLFTLDSEIFNTFIQSLLWAIKHEHPSVADHGLRITHQFLHNIIIKKKEYLEEFCKAFYYIILNEVFKTLTDSFHKSGFHYQTIILMNMLRLLEFEVVNLPDAEITKAHIVKHVQTFLTQSFENLNQKQIETFSVDLFNFCVESPPAFRSFVRDLLISLKEFSTNQDELYEADRQEALQRAKLAEDNKLIKLRGLMKEDVPSFSAIDVDDECINVE